In Desulfobacter hydrogenophilus, the genomic stretch AAATAGGCTCCATTGGATTTCCATTACCCGGCACGGACATAAAAATCCTGGATCTTGAGAATCCCACAAAGGAATTGTCCAGGGGCAAAGACGGCGAAGTGGCCGCTTGCGGCCCCCAGGTCATGAAAGGATACTGGAACAATTCCGATGCCAATGCTGACGCTTTTGTCACCATTGCCGGCAAACGCTATTTTCTAACCGGGGATATCGGTCACATTGACGAGGACGGGTATATCCTGATCACGGACAGAAAAAAAGATATGATCCTCGTGGGCGGATTTAATGTATACCCCAGGGATGTAGAAGATATTATATATACTCATCCCAAAGTTGAATTGTGCGCAGTGATCGGGGTAGCAAACAAACACAGTGGTGAAACCGTAAAAGCGGTTATCAAACTCAAACAAGGTCAGACTGCCACCCAGGAAGAATTCATGGCATTTTGCAAGGAAAACATGGCAGGATACAAACGCCCCAGGATCATTGAATTCAAAGATGATATTCCGGTCTCCAACATCGGCAAAGTGCTGCGCAGGGAACTGCGGGCCCCCCATTCCGATTAGCCCCGTCTTCGCACATATCATTCAATTCCTGGCCCGACAGATATTTTTTCAAATTTTGCTTGAGGTTAAGTGCGATTAATTCTATAAGACCAGGTGGTATTAAAGTTAAAACTTAAATGGATGGCTGCCGGTTGTGGGAGTCGTTCATAGAGGATTATAACCTGATGACAACACTAAATTTTTAGGAGGTTTTATGTCAACTCTCGTATTGGGTCACAAAAACCCAGATACCGACTCTGTAGTCGCAGCCATCGCGCTGGCCGATCTGAAAAAAAGCCTTGGTGAAGATATTGCGCCGGCTATTCAGGGCGCCCTGAACCCCGAATCCAAATTTGTCCTGGATAAATTCAGCCTAACTGCCCCTGAAGTTATCACCAGTTATGCAGGCAAAGATGTTTACCTGGTGGATCATTCTGACCTGGCCCAAAGCCCTGACGACCTTGGCGATGCCAATATTCTGGGTATTGTAGACCATCATAAGCTGGGTGATGTAACCACCGGACAGCCCCTGGAATGCTGGATCTGGCCTGTGGGCTGCACCTGCACCGTAATTACTTGCATGTACGATTACTTCAATGTCGAAATTCCCAAAGGCATTGCCGGTGCCATGCTGTGCGCCATCCTGTCCGACACCGTAATTTTCAAATCCGCCACCTGTACAGACAAAGACAAAGAAGTATGTGCAAAGCTGTCTGAAATCTGCGGCGAATCCGATCTTGATACCCTGGGCATTGAAATGTTCAAGGTAAAATCTGCTGTAGACGGCACTCCGGTTCGTGAGCTGGTTCTGCGCGACTACAAAGACTTTAACATGAGTGGTTCCGGCATTGGCTGCGGCCAACTTGAACTGGTTGACCTGTCTATCGTTGACGGCATCAAGGCTGATCTTGAAAAAGACATCCGTGATCTGAAGGCGGAAAAAGGTCATCACACTGTACTGTTGATGCTCACCGACATCATGAAAGAAGGCACCGAGCTTCTCGTCGCTTCTGACGACGAATCTGTTGTTGAAAAAGCCTTTGGTGAAAAACCGGTTGACGGCAAATGCTGGCTGCCCGGCATCATGAGCCGTAAAAAACAGATCATTCCCTTTCTGGAAAAAGTATTTGGTTAGTTAAGTAATTCAAGGGCTTTTGGTGTTTTGCCAAAAGCCCTGCCCTTCATCTTTTAAAATTGGAAGATGAATTAATATTTTTAAGAAGTAAAAAGGACTTCAATGTTTGGTCTGAGCCAGTTTGCCTTTGGATGATTTTCACCTAAGAAAAGAATTCCAATACCTTCATTAGTCTTTCTTGCCACCCGGCCAATCTCCTTGACGGGCTTTAAATCAGGTCTCTGAAAAGTTATCGTGAGTTTATCAAAAATTTTGAAATCATCTAATGGGATAGATTTAATAAAAATCCCAGTCTCACTTATGTTGATACTAATTCCTTTATAAAGTTTTCTTTTAAAGAGGATATCAACTGGCAGCCCATAATCAAACCTTGGAGAATTTCGCCAGTCATATGATTTTTGGTAAGTCATTTTCCTCTCTATTTTTGGGATTTCTTGAAAAAGACCAAATAAACCTATCAATTTAAATGTTCTTTGTAAATAATCAAAATGAAGTATCCCCCTTGTTATGAAAAGATCGACTCCGCACTTTTGCGGCGTCATATCTCCTCAGTTTTGAGGTGATCTTTTTTGCATCCCGGGGGCAATAATTTCGTTCAGAGTTACCTTGGCCGTTAAATAACGCATTCAAAATTTTAGTTCGTAATTGTCGAATCCTTTGTTAAAATATCAACCAATTCGACTTTTAAACAATCCTTTTTTACTGGCAAATAAATACGCTGCAACCAAGAAAGATTTTTTTCCCTTGCATGGAAAAGTGAGCGCAGATATAGACGATAAGACATTTAACCTTAAGGACCACAGATTAAATAACGGCCATGGCCGACCTGGTCTTTCACCGAGCTCAGGCCACAACAAATCATGAAAGGAACTAACCGGTTAGTTTAGTTCTTTCATATAAAAAATTGAACGAAATAGCTTGCCTTTTGGCCCATCTACTTCGTTGCATAAAAGGCCAATAGACCTGCTAGTTAACCTTTAATGCGCCTTGTAGATGAACCCTAATTCGGCGTTATTTCTGCCCAACTTATTTAATCTGCGGTCCTAAGTTAACTTTTTCTTCACATATAACTCCCCATTCGCTTATTTTGAAATCAGAAAAGCCAATTTATAATCATGGGGAGTCATTATTTGCCTAAAAAAAGACAATCCTGAATAATTTTAGTTTTTAATTCTTATATGGTTTGTTTTTTGCATATAAAAATTATGATTTTGCATTCCAAATATGACATAATTTTTCTGAGCAAGAGTATTATAACACAATATATTGTGTGTAAAAATTAACAAAACACTAAAAAAAATAAGCGAATGGGGAGATATAAAAGGTCTACAATGTTTAAATTTATTCATGCAGCCGATATCCATTTAGACAGTCCATTGCGCGGTCTATCCAGATATGAGTCCGCGCCCGTTGATGCCATTCGAAACGCGTGCAGAAGAGCCTTTCAAAATCTGGTGGGTCTGGCGATAGAAGAAAAAGTGGCTTTCGTGCTTTTAGCCGGAGATCTCTATGACGGAGACTGGAAAGACTACAGCACGGGAATTTTTTTAAGCCGGCAAATGGGCCGCTTAAATCAGCATGATATACAAGTATTTTGTGTCGCAGGAAACCATGATGCTGCTAATCGGATGACCAAAGCCTTGGATACGCCCTCAAACATGAAAATTTTTTCTGCCGGAAAAGTGGAAACAGTAAAACTGGAAGAATTGTCTACTGCCATTCATGGGCGCAGTTTCAAAAGCCGGCATGTTGACGAAAACCTGGCAACGGGATTTTGTGAAGCTGAAAAAGGCGTGTTCAATATAGGACTTCTTCATACCAGTCTTGATGGCCGGGAAGGACACGCAAGCTATGCGCCGTGCTCCCTGGATGATCTTATTTCAAAGGGATATCAATACTGGGCATTAGGCCATATCCACAAACAGGAAATCGTTTGTAAAGACCCCCTTGTTGTGTTTCCCGGATGTATACAAGGCCGTCATATTCGGGAGAGCGGCCCAAAGGGTTGTGTTATTGTCACGGTTGAGGACGAAACCGTAAAGGAAATTGAAAAAATTCCCCTTGATGTCCTGCGCTGGACGCAAATACAAATTGATATGACCGATATTGAAGAACGTCGGGATATCCTGGAAAAAATCAGGGAAGCCGTTGAAAAAGAACAAATATCGGCAGAGGACAGGCCCCTTGCAATGAGAATAAAACTGATCGGTACAACAAAGCTGTCTGATCAACTTGCCGCTTTCCCGGAAAGATTTGAACAACAAATTAAAGCGCTTGGGGCTGAAATTGCAGGCGATCAACTTTGGATTGAGCGTGTTGAAAACAAAACCCAGGGAAAATATGATTTAGAAACGGCCCTGGCTGATGATAATGCACTGGGGAAATTACTCAAGTCGATCATTTCAACACCAAATGATGTTGAGATGATAGATGGTTTGGCAGATAAAATAGCAGAACTTCGGCAAAAAGTTCCCCCACAAGCATTTGGGCCCGATACCATTATAGATTTGAACGATGAACAAACCATCAAACGAATAACCCAGGAAGCCCAAAAAATGCTGATCGGCAGAATGCTTTCAAGCGGGGGTGATAATGAGAATTAACCGCCTTGATCTTATGGCTTTCGGACACTTCACAGAAAAATCCTTAGACCTGTCTGATGGTAATTTGGGATTACATATTATTTACGGAGATAATGAAGCCGGGAAAAGTACATCATTGAGAGCGCTTATCGGTTGGCTGTTCGGCATTCAAACCAGAACCAAAGACAACTTTCTTCATTCCAATCCCCAGCTTCGAATAGGTGGAGAATTACAGTTTTTAAATGGACAAAAATTTGAATTTATCAGAAGAAAAGGAAACAAAGACACGCTGCTCAATTTTGGAAGCAATGAGCCGTTAGATGAAAACCGGTTCACACGATTTCTTCCTGCCGGCATTGATGAAACCCTTTTTACTAAACTATGGGGTATTGACCATGGCCGGTTAATTGCCGGTGGCCAGGAACTGTTGGAACAATCCGGGGATCTTGGCCAGGCGTTATTCAGTGCCGCGGTGGGGACTGCGGATTTCAGAAAAATCCTGGAGGGAATGCAAAACAGTGCAGCGGAGATATTCAAACCTCGAAGTTCCAAGGCTCTGTTAAACAAGGCGATATCAGATTATAAAGATGCGCAAAAAAGAATGCGTGATGCCATCCTGCCCGTTTCTAACTGGAAAGCACTGCAAAAAGAGTTATCAAAAAGCAATGCCGATATCAGTGGTGTTGAACAAAAGATCACTGAAACGAACAAACAAAAAAACCGCCTGGAAAGAATCAACCGTGTCAAAGGCGCCCTGGCCCAACGTCGAAACTATCTGGCGAAAATTGAAGAATTAGGCCCTGTGTTGCTGCTGCCCCAAGATTTTACCGACCAACATAAAACAGCCGTAGAAACGCTTCAAAATGCATTAGACTTAAAAGAACGCCTGGGAGTCAAACTTGCCGCCTTAAATAAAGAATCCGGTGCTTTAAGTGTCCGGGATGATCTGCTGAAAAATGAAGATGCGATCCTAATGCTCTACAAAAATCTTGGTGCGGTTGAAAAAACAAATGCGGACCGACCCCAGCAGGATGGAAAAAGACGGTTGTTGCGCAATGATGCCCAAACCCTGTTAAAAGGTATCCGGCCTGATATGGATTTAGATGACGCAGATCAACTCAGGCCCCTTCTAAACAATAAAAAATGGATCTCGGGATTGGTCCGGAAGAACAGTTTATTGATACAAAAGGAAGCAGGATTCAAAGCCGCATTAAAAGATCTGCTGGACGAACAAAAATCACTTAAAAGTAAATTAGAAGATATATCACAAAGTCAAATTGACTTAACGCAGTTAAAAGCGTCAATTGCTTCAGCACGCAAAGCAGGAGACATTGAACAACGCCTGGATGACATTACAATACAGGCCGCACAAGAAAACGCAGCCGGGAAAAATGAATTTGCAAGATTAGGGAACTACCACGGCACGGCAGACGCATTGTTATCTATGATTTTACCGGTTCCTGAGACCATAGACCGGTTTGAAAAAGAAAACGATGAACTTATAGAAAAATTCAAAACCGCATCCCGAAAAAAGCAGGAACTGGAAGATGAAAAAAAACAGGCTGAACAGGAGTTAAACGCTTTATTATTAAAAGAAGACGTACCTCAAATTGCTGATTTAGAGGCATTGCGTAAAGACCGAGATCTGGGATGGGCATTAATAAAACAAAAATATATCCAACAACTGGATATCAGCAACACGCTTTCGGCATATACACAAGAAATTGACTTACCAACTGTTTATGAAAAAAAAATCAGACAAGCTGATAATATATCAGACCGCCTGAGGCTGGATGCTGATCAGGTGGTTAAACGGGCAGAACTGGAAGCCCAGATTGATAGCATGGTGTCTCAAATCAATGAGCTGTCAACGGTTCTCGAAAAAACAAAAAAGGATCAAACTGATTTTAATATCAGGTGGACGGATATTTGGAAGTCTTTAAATATTATTGCCGGCACCCCCCGGGAAATGAAACAGTGGTTGCTGAAAGCAGAAAGGCTGATCGAAAAAATCCAAACGGTAAAGGCCGTTTCAACCAATAAAGAAAAACTGTCTGAAGCGTGCGATCAGTTAAAAAAACTGATTTCAAATCAGATTTTCCAATTTAATCCTTTGCAAAAGACAAAAGAAAAACGCCTTGAAGCATTGATTTCATTGTGTGAACAACGAATTGAAAAAGAACAAAAAGAGCGTGATAAACGTCGTGAAATAGAGCTGTCTTTAAAGGATTCAGGAATCCGTTTAAAGCGAACCCAGGATGAGCTGAAAACGGTTAAAAATGATTTGATGGCCTGGTCCGATGAATGGAAAAAAGCAATAGACGGCCTAAGCCTGAAAACCGACGTACACCCGGAAACAGTTACCGAAATCGTTGACAACCTGGTGCTGTTCTTCCAAAAATTCGATCAATCTGAAGAGTTGCGTAAAAGAATTTACGGCATGGATAAGGTTAAAGAAAACTTTCACAGCAAAGTTTATGAATTTGCCAAGCGCATTGAATTCAAAACAGACGATCAGGATGCACTGACAATTGCGGCTCTTTTACATCGAGATCTGAATGCTGCGCGCGAAGCCCGGGCAAGTTTAATCAAAATTAAAGACCAACTTGATGAAAAAGAGCAGGATATACAAGCGGTCAATATTACTATCCGCCATTCACAAGAAAAAATTATCGAATTAAAAAAGCAAGCCAGGACTGAAACAGATGGGGCACTTATTAAGGCCGCTGAAAGATCAAACAATAAGCGTGATCTGTTAGAACGCATTGAAACGCTTGAACAGGAACTTAATCGCAATGGTGACGGTTTAAGCATTGCCGCGTTGGAAGAAGAGTTAAACAATTGTGAAATTGACGCCATAGAAGCCGAGACTGAAAAAATATCCATTGAGCTAAACGACCTTCAATCCCAAAGAGACAATTTACGAGATCAGCGGCGGACAATTCAAGACGAAATCAAAGAAAAAGATGGGAATGCGCTGGCAGCCAACGCGTCCGCACAATCAGAAGAACATCTGGCCGGCATAGCCCAGCATGCTGAACATTATCTGCGTTTCCAGATAGGCGCGCTCATCCTTGAACAGCAAATAGAAAGCTACAGAAAAGAAAATCAGGCTCCTGTATTAGGCAGAGCAGGTGAATTATTTTCTACGCTTACATTGGGTTCCTACGCAGGGCTGAGGGACGAACTGGATTCTTCCGGAAAGCCAATACTGCTTGGTGTTCGACCGGACGATCACGAGGTGGCCATAGCCGGCATGAGTGACGGGTCCCGGGATCAACTCTATCTTGCTTTGCGCCTGGCGACCCTTGAGCAGCATATAAAAAAAGAAGAACCCATGCCCTTTGTTGTAGATGATATCCTTATCGGATTTGATGATGATCGAACCTGTGTCTGCCTGGAAGTGCTGGCCCAATTATCAACAAACATTCAAGTCCTGCTTTTTACACACCATCAACGGGTGCTGGAATTGGCAATGAACTGTAATGAAAGCGATAGGATTTTTCAACACAGGCTTTCTTAACGAATTAGGCTTGGGATTGCTTAATGGGCTTTTTTTGTAACGGCGGGATCCACAACCACCAGAGGAACGCCTAACCTTTCTTTAAGTTTCTTGATCCGGGCAAATGCAGGTGCATGGTCATGGGAGGGGTCAAATACGGCAAGAACGATATCATGGTGGGAATCAACGTAGCCGGATAAAACATTTTCAGGACTGCCGGCACTCAATGCGACAGAATAGGGAACCGGACAGTTCAAATTTTTAAGCATTTTTTTCAACGGCCCGGAGATACCCGCAAGGTGTTTGGTGTCCTGGCCGAACATATCACGGTGTTCTATTTCAATATTTCCGATTTTGCCGCCTATATTATTTGAATAATTTGTATGATCTGCCGTATAATCCGCGCCAAGTGTTCTGCCTTTTCTATTGTTTATAAACTGGAGAATACACAGCCGGGCACTGATATGCTTACACAAATCAGCGGCATATTTAAAAATCGGACGGGAGGGATCATTCCCGTCAATGGCAAGCAGTATCTGCTTCATCTTACCCCTTTCTGTTATTTTTTAAGAACCCGTGCGAGAAAATTTATGGGAAACACCAATGTTAATAGAATGAATCAGCATTTTATATACCAGACAATGCAGGTTCCTCAATTTTTTCTTTATACCACGCCCACAAGAGCCTTCAGCGATCAGAAAAAGGCAAGTTGCCTGGATCGTGAAAACAGGAGGCTGTTTCATTTTGAAATAGAGGTATTTTCAAAAAGCACCAAAGCATACTGATATCATTTACAATACGCACCTATTGCAGAAAATATATCCCCTGTTATGATTTGCAACGCAGTTTTTACCTTGAAATTTTAGCCCCGTCATTTAGGATAAATGATATATATAACAGGCACGGGCTGAACTTTCTTTTTACCGTGGTTCAGCCCACAACGAAAGTTGAAAGATCTGTGCCGGCTACACAGATCTTTCTTATAACAGCCACGGACTGACCTGGCCTATCAACACCCAGGCCCAGTCCACAACGAAACAAGAAAGTAATTCAACAACTTATTGAAACTTTCATATAAAAAAACGTATTATAAAATTAAAAGAAAGGGGTTACAATGTCCGTTATCACCATCTCAAGAGGTTCTTACAGTCGCGGAAAGGAAGTTGCTGAAAAGGTAGCCTCTGAACTGGGTTATAAATGTATTTCCCGTGATATTCTGCTTGAAGCGTCGGAAGAATTCAATATCCCGGAGATCAGACTGATCAGGGCACTTCATGACGCACCATCCGCTCTTGAAAGATACACCCACGGCAGGGAACGCTATGTAAGTTATATCCGGAAGGCGCTCTTACAGCATATCCAAAAAGACAATATTGTTTATCACGGACTGGCGGGGCACTATTTTTTGCTGGATCTTCCCAATGTCCTGAAAATCAGAATCACATCGGATATAGAGGAACGTGTAAAAGAAGAAGTCCGGCGGGAAAATATATCCGAGGAAAAAGCACGCTATATCCTGAAAAAAGATGATGATGAGCGAAGGAAATGGGGCCTGAGGTTATACGGAATTGATACATGGGACAGTAAACTTTATGATATGGTCATCAATATAAAAAACCTTTCAGTTGAGGATGCCGCAGACCTGATTTGCCGAGCGGTTCGAAAACCCAATTTTAAAACCACACCCAAATCGGAAAAAATGCTTGATGATGCCCTTCTTGCCGCAAAAGTTCATGCGGCTCTTGTGAAATTATCTCCAAAAAGCATTGTCACAGCCGATGACGGTGTTGTAAGGATCGGTGATCCGGAAGTTTCGTTGGACATAAAAAATGATGCATATAATGAAATAAAAAAAATTGCTGAAAATGTCGAAGGCGTTAAAGAG encodes the following:
- a CDS encoding cytidylate kinase-like family protein, which codes for MSVITISRGSYSRGKEVAEKVASELGYKCISRDILLEASEEFNIPEIRLIRALHDAPSALERYTHGRERYVSYIRKALLQHIQKDNIVYHGLAGHYFLLDLPNVLKIRITSDIEERVKEEVRRENISEEKARYILKKDDDERRKWGLRLYGIDTWDSKLYDMVINIKNLSVEDAADLICRAVRKPNFKTTPKSEKMLDDALLAAKVHAALVKLSPKSIVTADDGVVRIGDPEVSLDIKNDAYNEIKKIAENVEGVKEVIISMNKKTDDHHAVNPFHNI
- a CDS encoding metallophosphoesterase family protein encodes the protein MFKFIHAADIHLDSPLRGLSRYESAPVDAIRNACRRAFQNLVGLAIEEKVAFVLLAGDLYDGDWKDYSTGIFLSRQMGRLNQHDIQVFCVAGNHDAANRMTKALDTPSNMKIFSAGKVETVKLEELSTAIHGRSFKSRHVDENLATGFCEAEKGVFNIGLLHTSLDGREGHASYAPCSLDDLISKGYQYWALGHIHKQEIVCKDPLVVFPGCIQGRHIRESGPKGCVIVTVEDETVKEIEKIPLDVLRWTQIQIDMTDIEERRDILEKIREAVEKEQISAEDRPLAMRIKLIGTTKLSDQLAAFPERFEQQIKALGAEIAGDQLWIERVENKTQGKYDLETALADDNALGKLLKSIISTPNDVEMIDGLADKIAELRQKVPPQAFGPDTIIDLNDEQTIKRITQEAQKMLIGRMLSSGGDNEN
- a CDS encoding manganese-dependent inorganic pyrophosphatase — encoded protein: MSTLVLGHKNPDTDSVVAAIALADLKKSLGEDIAPAIQGALNPESKFVLDKFSLTAPEVITSYAGKDVYLVDHSDLAQSPDDLGDANILGIVDHHKLGDVTTGQPLECWIWPVGCTCTVITCMYDYFNVEIPKGIAGAMLCAILSDTVIFKSATCTDKDKEVCAKLSEICGESDLDTLGIEMFKVKSAVDGTPVRELVLRDYKDFNMSGSGIGCGQLELVDLSIVDGIKADLEKDIRDLKAEKGHHTVLLMLTDIMKEGTELLVASDDESVVEKAFGEKPVDGKCWLPGIMSRKKQIIPFLEKVFG
- a CDS encoding PilZ domain-containing protein — protein: MTPQKCGVDLFITRGILHFDYLQRTFKLIGLFGLFQEIPKIERKMTYQKSYDWRNSPRFDYGLPVDILFKRKLYKGISINISETGIFIKSIPLDDFKIFDKLTITFQRPDLKPVKEIGRVARKTNEGIGILFLGENHPKANWLRPNIEVLFTS
- a CDS encoding YhaN family protein, whose translation is MRINRLDLMAFGHFTEKSLDLSDGNLGLHIIYGDNEAGKSTSLRALIGWLFGIQTRTKDNFLHSNPQLRIGGELQFLNGQKFEFIRRKGNKDTLLNFGSNEPLDENRFTRFLPAGIDETLFTKLWGIDHGRLIAGGQELLEQSGDLGQALFSAAVGTADFRKILEGMQNSAAEIFKPRSSKALLNKAISDYKDAQKRMRDAILPVSNWKALQKELSKSNADISGVEQKITETNKQKNRLERINRVKGALAQRRNYLAKIEELGPVLLLPQDFTDQHKTAVETLQNALDLKERLGVKLAALNKESGALSVRDDLLKNEDAILMLYKNLGAVEKTNADRPQQDGKRRLLRNDAQTLLKGIRPDMDLDDADQLRPLLNNKKWISGLVRKNSLLIQKEAGFKAALKDLLDEQKSLKSKLEDISQSQIDLTQLKASIASARKAGDIEQRLDDITIQAAQENAAGKNEFARLGNYHGTADALLSMILPVPETIDRFEKENDELIEKFKTASRKKQELEDEKKQAEQELNALLLKEDVPQIADLEALRKDRDLGWALIKQKYIQQLDISNTLSAYTQEIDLPTVYEKKIRQADNISDRLRLDADQVVKRAELEAQIDSMVSQINELSTVLEKTKKDQTDFNIRWTDIWKSLNIIAGTPREMKQWLLKAERLIEKIQTVKAVSTNKEKLSEACDQLKKLISNQIFQFNPLQKTKEKRLEALISLCEQRIEKEQKERDKRREIELSLKDSGIRLKRTQDELKTVKNDLMAWSDEWKKAIDGLSLKTDVHPETVTEIVDNLVLFFQKFDQSEELRKRIYGMDKVKENFHSKVYEFAKRIEFKTDDQDALTIAALLHRDLNAAREARASLIKIKDQLDEKEQDIQAVNITIRHSQEKIIELKKQARTETDGALIKAAERSNNKRDLLERIETLEQELNRNGDGLSIAALEEELNNCEIDAIEAETEKISIELNDLQSQRDNLRDQRRTIQDEIKEKDGNALAANASAQSEEHLAGIAQHAEHYLRFQIGALILEQQIESYRKENQAPVLGRAGELFSTLTLGSYAGLRDELDSSGKPILLGVRPDDHEVAIAGMSDGSRDQLYLALRLATLEQHIKKEEPMPFVVDDILIGFDDDRTCVCLEVLAQLSTNIQVLLFTHHQRVLELAMNCNESDRIFQHRLS